The DNA region CAACGTCATGCGAGTTTAGGTTTCTTTTGACTCTCCGTTTTTCTAGGAATTTTAGCTTGTCTTCTCGTCTGACGAACTTAGCTATAATTCCAGCAGGACGGTCAgcatcatttcttttttttagacgGTGGCAGACATCGATAGCTTCTCTGGAGATGTTTATATCGAGAACAACGCCAACCTTCTTCACAACTTCGTACACGTCTTCGTTTTTGCTTTCAGGAATCCCCTGAATCTCAAGTGTGTTGCTGCGCATATATTGCTCATTGTCCTCAACTCTGAGCTCCAAATCAGCAACCTTCCTTTGAAGCTGAATATTTTTCATCCTTAAATCTTCAATAAGCTGAAGGTACTCAGTTAACTTAGCGCTTTGACTTTTTGAATTACgttgttttgttcattaatttgttCATTAACAAACTCAAACGATTTGTTAATTTCAGACTCAATTCGCTTACGGTCATCGGAAGCTTCATTGAGCTTTTTTAGCACATCAGACAAAGCTGTTCTGATATCAGACTCCGGGCCACAAGGTGACTCACAAGACATACTCTTCCTTCTACTCACAGCACAAGATGGACAGCGCCAAATTTGCttctcatta from Homalodisca vitripennis isolate AUS2020 unplaced genomic scaffold, UT_GWSS_2.1 ScUCBcl_6384;HRSCAF=13574, whole genome shotgun sequence includes:
- the LOC124373779 gene encoding uncharacterized protein LOC124373779, with translation MKNIQLQRKVADLELRVEDNEQYMRSNTLEIQGIPESKNEDVYEVVKKVGVVLDINISREAIDVCHRLKKRNDADRPAGIIAKFVRREDKLKFLEKRRVKRNLNSHDVGYTSSTANPVYVNESLSPTKRKLLAAARSVKQEKNYAYLWVRNGKIFLRKAQGDPFIIVSSMDQIEKL